From the Sus scrofa isolate TJ Tabasco breed Duroc unplaced genomic scaffold, Sscrofa11.1 Contig74, whole genome shotgun sequence genome, one window contains:
- the LOC100522543 gene encoding olfactory receptor 140-like: MDLPTSPNNVTEFVLLGFTQNPHLQKILFTVFLFIFLVTLLANLFIVIIISLSPTLSTPMYFFLTYLAVIDASFSSVTTPKIDLLYQRTTISWGGCMTQLFLEHFLGGSEIIVLIAMAYDRYVAICKPLHYTTIMRHGLCQLLVVVAWISGILHATVQIHFVLDLPFCGPKVIDHFMCEFFSLLELACTDTYWRGIVISVNTGGMCLLFFFLLIISYMVILNSLKSHASEGRRKALSTCGSHFTVMVLFFVPCIFIYIRPVATYPVDKLVSLFYGTFTPLLNPIIYIVRNTEVKNAMKCLLKRRVTWVLPNA; the protein is encoded by the coding sequence ATGGATCTCCCCACATCTCCCAACAATGTGACTGAATTTGTTCTCTTGGGATTCACACAGAATCCACACTTGCAGAAAATACTCTTCACGGTATTTTTGTTCATATTCCTGGTTACCTTGCTGGCAAATCTGTTCATTGTCATTATCATTTCCCTCAGCCCCACACTCTcaactcccatgtacttctttctcacttacttgGCTGTCATAGATGCCTCCTTCTCCTCCGTCACCACCCCCAAAATTGACCTGCTCTATCAGAGGACAACCATCTCCTGGGGTGGCTGCATGACTCAGCTCTTTTTGGAACACTTCCTGGGAGGATCAGAAATCATTGTTCTCATTgccatggcttatgaccgctatgtggccatctgcaagcctctgCACTACACAACCATCATGCGCCATGGGCTCTGCCAGCTCCTGGTTGTGGTGGCCTGGATTAGTGGGATACTCCATGCCACTGTGCAGATTCACTTTGTGCTTGACTTGCCCTTCTGTGGTCCCAAAGTCATTGACCACTTCATGTGTGAATTCTTCTCACTGTTGGAACTTGCCTGCACTGACACTTACTGGCGTGGAATAGTGATATCGGTTAACACTGGGGGCATgtgcttgctcttttttttcttgctaatcaTCTCCTACATGGTCATTCTGAACTCTCTGAAATCCCATGCCTCTGAAGGAAGACgcaaagccctctccacctgtggctcccactttACAGTAATGGTACTCTTTTTCGTCCCTTGTATATTCATCTACATACGTCCTGTGGCCACCTATCCTGTGGATAAGTTGGTGAGTTTGTTCTATGGAACCTTCACTCCCTTGTTAAATCCTATCATTTATATAGTGAGAAACACAgaggtgaaaaatgccatgaagtGTCTGTTAAAGAGGAGAGTAACTTGGGTTTTGCCTAATGCCTAG